tactgtcaaaaagaaggaaggaacccagaaaatgttcacatttaagaagccgCAATCAGAAGcttttgactttattttcttttttaaaaattacttgaTTATCAATATCAATAGTTGGCAATTAAATTAATAGTTGAGAACTAATCAATTAGTCATTGCAGCtctactgttgtgttttttcacatcttttgtTGCTACTTTTATTAAGGAAGGAAGGTTAATTTAATctaaaaagaagacattttcaaCAGGTTCTGGACCAAACAGGGAGTATTAaggcaaacaaataaaagctgctgaatactGGATTTGATAAGGCCTGTAATCACTTCGTCTCTAGTTGCTACCATAgatctttatttaattttggcaaatttttctTGGAAATCTAAACTATTACAATGCATAGTTGTCAGTGGTTTATTAATATAACATTTGCTAATTGAACAATACATTGAGACAGCTTCTGAAAAGTTGCAATTATCAATCTGTATAAATATTCAACCCAAtactcagtttttaaaaataaaaagttttttaacCAATTcttgataaaataaattaatatgaaAATGCACTACATTGGTCAtctatcaacactgaaagataaATATTGACAAGTTCTAAACAATGGCATTTTAAGTAAGTCTTGTTTTGGAGTTTGTGTTACTGAATATTGACAGCAGGATTTCTTTCTAAATTTCCATTATCATCCCCTTGATTACTAATGCTCGGCATCGGCCCTGAAAAATTTATCTGTTGGCCCTAATTATGTCAATGTGAATGTCAAACTGTGTACAACTCTTGTCTACATTTGCATatgcacacaaaaaacatgttccTGGAAACCACCAGGTTACACAGAGAGCGTCACTCTGTGGGAAAGGACAAGCCAGAGGTGACATTGTTTACGGTATATTTAGCGCAGTACCAGGAACAGCGGGAGAAGAGCTGAACCAGGAAACAGTGGAGAGATTAAACCTCTCAGCTGTCCTGGGactcgggctgcacagtggcgtagtggttagcactttcgccttgcagcaagaaggtccctggttcgcgtcccggctttcccgggatctttctgcatggagtttgcatgttctccctgtgcatgcgtgggttttctccgggtactccggcttcctcccacagtccaaaaatatactgaggttaattgattattctaaattgcccgtaggtgtgaatgtgtgagtgattgtttgtctatatatgtagccctgcgacagactggcgacctgtctagggtgtcccctgccttcgcccgagtcagctgggataggctccagccccccccccgcgaccctagtgaggattaagcggtgtatagataatggatggatggatgtcctGGGACTCCCTCTGGGAATTGCAGAAAAGGTGTTGGTTAAATGAGCATCTTAGCTGCTCAGCTGCTCTCCAGAGTAACATATTAACCTGTTGGTTTTCACTGCATTCTACATGAAAGCAACACCTTTGTGTGATACGAGTCCTAAGGCATGAGTGTAGCGGTTTCTGGTATATTTTAATCTACAGTACACTGTCAAGCATCTTCACACATGCTAACGCACATGTATGTTGCTGTTCTAACCagtgtatttatgttttaattgcTAATGTGTGTCttgctgtgtgtctgcagatgaTGGGCCTCTCTACTCCTGGACAAGCAGAAATCACCAGTCTGGACACGAACAACATTGATGACGTCCTAAGTAAGGCATCAAACTTGATTACAAATTAGAGGAAATCTGTGCCCACTGTTAtgtttaaaagtataaaatttAGAAAGTACcagatggttagcttagctgTCTCTGCTCCTGTcatttttttactcactgtgggctcattttttactgcaatataaagtcctgcacctctacggaAACCAGAGAGAGGTCAGAAATATCTTCTGTGCTTTTTAATAAAGTTATAATCccataaatcagcaaaaaggCAAGGTGGAAGTTCAATTTCTGGAAgttcaacatgtacaacattatCTCAAGTACCCCCAAGTGTTCACAATACTGATAAAAATGTTGGctctacatgctatagatatttactacttacatttgaTAGTtgcctcctatctgctctgtgtaaacacagcctgcagttcagccaaatagtcCCTGATTGACGCATGAGTGttgtttgcagctgagtcactcctGGATTCTCAGTTCTGCCAAGGAACAAGGaagttttagttttgtgtttttttgtgtgtatttttttttttttttttacagaatctgattaacgcaaatgatttatttctgGCAAATGTTTCAGTTGAGACACGTAGAACTGCACGTCACACACtgattagttcaaggattgTTAGAGAGCTGAAAatcaaatgtgattttaaacaaTAACAGCATTTTAAACCCTGATTTGGTGAGTTAAAGCTGTCATTTGGAGAAgcaatgttctgttttttctggATTTCCTCCAAACAAAACGTACTGTCCACGCCCATCACCGCCAACACATCTGTTCCACGTCACTGAACAGGTGTGTCAGGTTCAAGGGCTATCAGATGGTCCTTGAACCTTGGCTGGACTTGTCATTTAATAAACCTGTAATTACACTGCAAATTTCTGTTGCTACAATGCTCTCTAATggctttcttgttttgttttcttctttcattgacagaaaactgaagggTTTACATATAATCAGCCTACTTAATTAATTTCACCAGCTAAACGTACTTTCATTAGTATATTAGGTAACGTATAGAGGCTTATATTTAtgtcctgtttgtgtgtgtgcttcctTGCAGATAATGCTGGGGTGGCAttagtgaatttttatgcaGACTGGTAAGTGTGTTGTTTCTCTCTCACAGTCTGTTATGTCAGCCACATTAAATTGAGTTTTGTCCGTAATGCAGAATTTCCCTGCACAttttagtgccaaaaatatAATTGGATTccagtttattcatttatttttaagggGTTTTTAATGTGACGATATAATCTCACTTACTTCTGTGTGCTTTTTAATAATGAATTGAACATGGATCTGTTGTAGGCCAAAATGGCTTTACAGAACAATCAAATACTGCAAAATTTAGTGTAGTGGCTTATTTTAAAAGTCCTCTGAGGTTATTTCACTGCTTTCCTACAGGTGTAGATTCAGTCAGATGCTCCATCCGATTTTTGAGGAGGCATCTAACATAGTGAGGGAGGAGTTTCCTGATACCAAGCAGGTGGTGTTCGCTCGCGTCGACTGTGACCAACATTGTAAGTATCACTGATTTACTaccagtattttattttcttattgacattaacaagaaaataagtcaaaaatCAACATATATTGTACTTATGCAAGTAATAATTGtacttaaaacattttttctttgtacaTTTACAgctaaagtatttatttttgtatttatagagTGTAGCAAAGAAAAATAAGCTAGTCATTTTGaagctgaaactgaaaaatgaaactgaaacgATTAATTTATCCTCTGAATTATTGTTACTACTGTTAGAGCTGGTGTAGGCGGTGATCTAATGCCCTAAACTGCAAACACCTTCATTCTACATACAGAAAACACTCATATGCTGTTACTATATTTGATGCACATATGTACACATAGATGCCCGACACACCAAAGCACAGACACATAAACCGCCAGCCTCAGCCTTTTGAGATAAAGCAAATTAAAGAGAATTATTGATGACCTGCAAACTGTTTGAAGACTAATGACAAAACTGCTGCTTCCTGTGAAGACTGCAGGCTTAGAGACGCCCTGCGGGGAGATTGACACCTgccacacgtgcacacacacccCCATTCAGTGTGTGCACAGAGAATATTTACTCTTGGCGGGGGGGCTGCTTTCATGTGGGAGATCAGAGCTCGGAGCTGACTGAAGGCAGTGTTTTCAGACCGAGGTTTAACCGCCGTCTCTGTCGCCGCTGCGCTCCTCATCCACCCATCCCCATGTGTTTTTACTCTACCTCCTGCTCTTCATCAATTGATTCGTCTTTCTTTACTTAACTTCTCTGCCTCTTCCCACTCCCCCGTGCAGCGGACATAGCACAGCGCTACCGCATCACCAAGTACCCGACGCTGAAGTTGTTCCGCAATGGCATGATGATGAAGAGGGAGTACAGGGGTCAGAGGTCGGTGGTGGCCATCGCTGACTTCATCCGCCAGCAGAAGGTCGACCCAGTAAAAGAAATACACTCAATGGAGGAGGTTAATACTGTGGATGTAAGtggtgcaaaaacacacatgctgCCTCTTAACCCTCGAAACTCCgagcagtttctggatgtttatCTGCTACTGCTGCATTTTTACTTAGCGTGtgctcatttttaactgcaacataaagtcctgcacttctgtATGAAACAGCACAACTTTGGCTAGAAGAATgaatttgaatttctttgattatttattatttaacgctcacagcatttttccaaatgccCACAGGTTTTACTAATACTGGGGGGAAAAGCTATtgaactatttacattttttatttgtttccatatatGCTCTATgtacacacagcctgcagttcagcctagatAAACTGAGCAGTACCTGAATTTTAGTCTTGTAACTGTTATTTGCAGCTTCATCGGTAATCACTTCTCGGTTGGTCTGAGTAGCACagaatttttcttattttacagaatctatttCGTGCAAGCAtttcatttttggtgaattttctaaatgagacaaaagcccagaatttttgtcatgtgactgttggtagTGGCTGAGTCAATTGAGGCTTCAAAGTTGCACAGGGGAGCACTGATTTTAACAGAACCAGTTCAGTACAAACAGCttattttgagtgatttttgatgaaatataacAATTTTATCCCTaagattttgttaattttccaaACAAAACCACGTGTCATACATGATTAGTTCGAGGACCttctgaaagtttttttttttcagtttttacagtttctctctttggtaaatggtgtattttttatgaatttttagAATGATAACATGCCTTGTCAACCTATCAATGAGTTTTGGCACTTAGAAGGTTAACATTCAAATTTCcatgttttaaaataagacGGTGACACATATTTTGCTTTCTTACTcaacagaggagcaagaggaACATCATAGGCTACTTTGAAAAAAAGGACTCCGATAACTACCACACATATGAAAAAGTTGCCAACATCCTTCGAGATGACTGCACATTCTTGGCTGCCTTTGGGTGAGACAGAACATCTTTAGATCCACATGGAGTTCATTTACTACCCAGTATTTTAGCGTCATTCCTCTTTCTACATTCATATTCTTGACCTGTACTCCTGCAGCGCCGTATCTGAGTCCGAGCGCTTCAGCGGAGACAACGTGATCTACAAACCTCTGGGCGAGAACGTTCCCGACATGGTCTACCTCGGATCCCTCACCAACTTTGACCTGACGTACGCTTGGGCCCAGGACAAGTGTGTGCCTCTGGTCAGGGAGATCACCTTTGAAAATGGAGAGGTTTGTTACCTGCTTTGTGACAATAATATTCTATTGCTTtgagtggtttttttttctgttttggtgtAATATTAGATGTCTAAATATGCATGTGTGGATGTACATATTTACACCGAGAAAAAGCCCACAGGGTAGTCATGGAGTCTGTGGGTAGTCCATCTGCTGAGCCTCAAAAAGGCCCTGACTCCATCTGTCTCGGACGCTTTGTGTGTTCTCCAGGAGCTGACTGAAGAAGGAATCCCTTTCCTCATTTTGTTCCACGTTAAAGAAGACACAGACAGCTTAGAGAAGTTCCAACAGGAAGTAGCTCGCCAGCTCATCAGCGAGAAAGGTA
This genomic stretch from Amphiprion ocellaris isolate individual 3 ecotype Okinawa chromosome 9, ASM2253959v1, whole genome shotgun sequence harbors:
- the erp44 gene encoding endoplasmic reticulum resident protein 44 encodes the protein MKLLAAPPSLDTRFVTVILLMMGLSTPGQAEITSLDTNNIDDVLNNAGVALVNFYADWCRFSQMLHPIFEEASNIVREEFPDTKQVVFARVDCDQHSDIAQRYRITKYPTLKLFRNGMMMKREYRGQRSVVAIADFIRQQKVDPVKEIHSMEEVNTVDRSKRNIIGYFEKKDSDNYHTYEKVANILRDDCTFLAAFGAVSESERFSGDNVIYKPLGENVPDMVYLGSLTNFDLTYAWAQDKCVPLVREITFENGEELTEEGIPFLILFHVKEDTDSLEKFQQEVARQLISEKGSINFLHADCDKFRHPLLHIQKTPADCPVIAIDSFRHMYVFPDFKDLDTPGKLRQFVVDLHSGKLHREFHHGPDPTDSTPGQEEMGGEVASSPPESSFKKLGPSETRYTILTRDRDEL